Proteins encoded by one window of Ursus arctos isolate Adak ecotype North America unplaced genomic scaffold, UrsArc2.0 scaffold_22, whole genome shotgun sequence:
- the LOC125282505 gene encoding olfactory receptor 52A5-like — protein sequence MLIPNGSVFTPALLTLTGIPGLESVQRWIGIPFGVMYFMAVIGNSLILGIIKYEHSLHKPMYIFLAMLGATDIALSTCILPKMLGIFWFHLPEISFVACLLQMWFSHSFQAIESGILLAMALDRYVAICHPLRHITFFSQQLLTHIAVGVILRGAILVAPCLVLIKFRLKLFRTTVISHTYCEHMAIVNLATEDVRIIKMYGLFVAFSILGFDIIFITLSYIQIFITVFQLPQKEERFKAFNTCIAHICVFLQFYLLAFFSFFTHRFGAHIPPYVHILLSNLYLLVPPVLNPIVYGVKTKQIRDHVLKLLFSRKFLNH from the coding sequence ATGCTCATACCCAATGGTTCCGTCTTCACGCCTGCTCTCCTAACACTCACTGGGATTCCCGGGCTGGAGTCAGTGCAGCGTTGGATTGGAATTCCATTTGGTGTCATGTATTTCATGGCTGTGATTGGGAATTCCCTTATTTTAGGTATAATCAAATATGAGCACAGCCTCCATAAGCCCATGTACATATTTCTGGCCATGCTGGGGGCCACAGACATTGCACTTAGCACCTGCATTCTTCCCAAAATGTTAGGCATCTTCTGGTTTCATTTGCCAGAGATTTCCTTTGTAGCCTGCCTTCTACAAATGTGGTTTAGTCACTCCTTCCAGGCAATTGAATCAGGCATCCTACTGGCAATGGCCCTagatcgctatgtggccatctgtcaccccttGAGACACATCACCTTCTTCTCCCAACAACTCTTGACTCACATTGCAGTTGGGGTGATACTCAGGGGTGCCATTCTTGTAGCCCCGTGTCTGGTGCTCATCAAATTTCGTCTTAAACTCTTCCGAACTACAGTCATCTCCCATACTTATTGTGAGCACATGGCCATCGTGAACCTGGCCACTGAAGATGTCCGGATCATCAAGATGTATGGTCTCTTTGTTGCCTTCAGTATCTTAGGGTTTGACATAATCTTCATCACCTtgtcttacattcaaatctttatcACTGTGTTTCAGTTGCCCCAGAAGGAGGAACGGTTCAAGGCCTTTAATACCTGCATCGCCCACATCTGTGTCTTCCTACAGTTCTACCTCcttgccttcttctccttcttcacacATAGGTTTGGTGCTCACATACCACCATACGTTCATATCCTCTTATCAAACCTGTACCTGTTAGTCCCTCCTGTCCTCAACCCTATAGTCTATGGCGTGAAGACCAAACAAATTCGTGACCATGTCCTGAAATtgttattttccagaaaatttctTAATCACTAG
- the LOC125282489 gene encoding olfactory receptor 52A1-like, whose protein sequence is MSISNVTVFMPSVFTLIGIPGLESVQCWFGIPFCAIYLIGMIGNSVLLIIIKSEHSLHEPMYIFVAMLGVTDIALATTIMPKMLGIFWFHVPEIYFESCLLQMWLIHSFQGIESGILMAMALDRYVAICYPLRHRAIFSHQLVAQIGAMITLRAAILVAPCLVLIKCRLQFYHTTIISHCYCEHMAIVKLAAENVWVNKIYGLFVAFTVAIFDITFITLSYLQIFITVFRLPQKEARLKAFNTCIAHICVFLQFYFLAFFSFFTHRFGAHVPPYIHILFSSLYLLVPPFLNPLVYGAKTKQIRIHVVKMLCS, encoded by the coding sequence ATGTCCATCTCCAACGTTACAGTCTTCATGCCTTCTGTGTTCACACTAATAGGGATCCCAGGCCTAGAGTCTGTGCAGTGCTGGTTCGGGATTCCATTCTGTGCCATATATCTCATTGGTATGATTGGAAATTCTGTGCTTCTGATTATCATCAAATCAGAGCACAGCCTCCATGAGCCCATGTACATTTTCGTAGCCATGCTTGGAGTCACAGATATCGCACTAGCAACCACAATTATGCCCAAAATGCTTGGCATCTTCTGGTTTCATGTACCAGAGATTTATTTTGAGTCTTGCTTGCTTCAAATGTGGCTCATCCACTCATTTCAGGGCATAGAGTCAGGCATCCTCATGGCCATGGCTCTGGACCGTTATGTGGCCATCTGTTATCCACTAAGACACCGTGCTATCTTCTCCCACCAGCTGGTCGCCCAAATAGGGGCTATGATAACACTCAGGGCTGCCATTCTAGTAGCCCCGTGCCTAGTACTAATAAAGTGTAGGTTGCAATTTTACCATACAACCATCATCTCCCACTGCTACTGTGAGCATATGGCCATCGTGAAGCTGGCTGCAGAAAATGTGTGGGTTAACAAAATCTATGGCTTGTTTGTGGCATTCACTGTTGCAATATTCGATATTACCTTTATCACTTTGTCTTACTTACAGATCTTTATCACAGTTTTTCGTTTGCCCCAGAAGGAGGCTCGGTTGAAAGCTTTCAATACCTGCATCGCCCACATCTGTGTCTTCCTCCAGTTCTACTTCcttgccttcttctccttcttcacacATAGGTTTGGTGCTCATGTTCCCCCTTATATTCATATCCTCTTTTCTAGCCTCTACTTGCTGGTCCCCCCATTTCTCAATCCACTTGTCTATGGTGCCAAGACCAAGCAGATCCGTATTCACGTGGTAAAGATGCTGTGTTCCTAA
- the LOC125282486 gene encoding olfactory receptor 52A1-like: protein MSTSNVTVFMPSVLTLRGIPGLESVQCWIGIPFCAMYLTAMFGNSMLLIIIKSERSLHEPMYIFLGMLGVTDIALGTTIMPKMLGIFWFHVPEIYFESCLLQMWLIHTFQCIESGILLAMALDRYVAICYPLRHGAIFTHQLVTQIGAMVTLRAAILVAPCLVLIKCRLQFYHTTIISHCYCEHMAIVKLAAENVRINKIYGLFVAFAVAGFDLIFITLSYIQIFITVFRLPQKEARWKAFNTCIAHICVFLQFYFLAFFSFFTHRFGAHVPPYIHILFSSIYLLVPPFLNPLVYGAKTKQIRIHVVKMLCS from the coding sequence ATGTCCACCTCCAACGTTACAGTTTTCATGCCTTCTGTGTTGACACTAAGAGGGATCCCAGGCCTAGAGTCTGTGCAGTGCTGGATCGGGATTCCATTCTGTGCCATGTATCTCACTGCTATGTTTGGAAATTCCATGCTTCTGATCATCATCAAATCAGAGCGCAGCCTCCATGAGCCCATGTACATTTTCCTAGGCATGCTAGGAGTCACAGATATTGCACTTGGAACCACCATCATGCCCAAGATGCTTGGCATCTTCTGGTTTCATGTACCAGAGATTTATTTTGAGTCTTGCTTGCTTCAAATGTGGCTTATCCATACATTTCAGTGCATAGAGTCAGGCATCCTACTGGCCATGGCCCTGGACCGTTATGTGGCCATCTGTTATCCACTAAGACATGGTGCTATCTTCACCCACCAGCTGGTCACCCAAATAGGGGCTATGGTAACACTCAGGGCTGCCATTCTAGTAGCTCCGTGCCTAGTACTAATAAAGTGCCGGTTGCAATTTTACCATACAACCATCATCTCCCACTGCTACTGTGAGCATATGGCCATCGTGAAGCTGGCTGCAGAAAATGTGCGGATCAACAAAATCTATGGCTTGTTTGTGGCATTTGCTGTTGCAGGATTTGACCTGATATTCATCACTTTGTCCTACATACAGATCTTTATCACAGTTTTTCGTTTGCCCCAGAAGGAGGCTCGGTGGAAAGCATTCAATACCTGCATCGCCCACATCTGTGTCTTCCTCCAGTTCTACTTCcttgccttcttctccttcttcacacATAGGTTTGGTGCTCATGTTCCCCCTTATATTCATATCCTCTTTTCTAGCATCTACTTGCTGGTTCCCCCATTTCTCAATCCACTTGTCTATGGTGCCAAGACCAAGCAGATCCGCATTCATGTGGTAAAGATGCTGTGTTCCTAA